From Salvia splendens isolate huo1 chromosome 16, SspV2, whole genome shotgun sequence, a single genomic window includes:
- the LOC121770432 gene encoding uncharacterized mitochondrial protein AtMg00810-like, with amino-acid sequence MISQRKYAMDLIRDAGLLGCKPSHVPMDPLKQLKQDSGNLMEDPSKYRRLIGRLLYLCITRADITFAVHKLSQFVSKPCEKHWEAGEKVLRYLKDTPGHNADWAACPDTRRSMTGYCLFLGTSLISRRAKKQHTISRSSAEAEYRAMAQASCEVVWATA; translated from the exons ATGATCTCTCAGAGAAAATATGCCATGGATCTGATCAGAGATGCAGGGCTATTGGGATGCAAGCCCTCTCATGTTCCTATGGATCCTCTAAAACAGCTCAAACAAGATTCTGGTAACTTGATGGAGGATCCATCTAAGTATAGAAGATTGATTGGAAGATTGCTATACTTGTGTATAACTAGGGCGGATATAACTTTTGCGGTTCACAAACTCAGTCAATTTGTGTCAAAACCTTGTGAAAAACATTGGGAGGCTGGTGAAAAGGTCCTAAGATATCTGAAGGACACACCTGGGCACA atgctgactgggcagcaTGTCCAGACACTCGAAGATCAATGACTGGTTATTGTTTATTTCTTGGAACATCATTAATCTCCCGGAGGGCAAAGAAACAACATACCATATCAAGATCATCAGCAGAAGCTGAATATCGTGCTATGGCACAAGCATCTTGTGAGGTAGTGTGGGCCACTGCATAG
- the LOC121771622 gene encoding G-type lectin S-receptor-like serine/threonine-protein kinase At1g11300 has protein sequence MVSAKQNYILRFFSPPNTTNRYVGISFSLSEETVIWVANRDTPLKDSSGAATLSKGGNLVVLDGTNRTVWSTNLTTTSPVINSIVQILDTGNLVLREEDSGDTLWESFSHPTDAMVQGMRISQNVNTGKQVLLTAWKNETDPGMGSFTGGIDAMSGTVQLFSWNDGRPHWRSGPWNGQIFLGIKDVFYAYLDAIAQVNSDGAGNIFFSPPPIDGIVIWNSSRSVIRKVWNKMEKRWDVVAYPKNECDVYGKCGVFGSCNARLFVDV, from the coding sequence ATGGTATCAGCAAAGCAGAACTACATATTGAGATTCTTCTCTCCTCcaaacaccaccaaccgctacGTAGGAATCTCCTTCTCCTTGTCGGAAGAAACCGTGATTTGGGTCGCCAACAGAGACACACCCCTTAAAGATTCTTCCGGCGCCGCTACTCTGTCTAAAGGCGGCAATCTCGTCGTCTTGGACGGGACTAATCGAACTGTTTGGTCGACCAATCTCACCACTACCTCTCCCGTCATTAATTCAATCGTCCAAATCCTGGATACTGGgaatctcgtcttgcgggaagaggacTCTGGAGACACGTTGTGGGAGTCTTTCTCACATCCTACGGATGCTATGGTTCAGGGAATGAGGATAAGCCAGAACGTAAACACCGGGAAACAGGTGCTGCTGACGGCATGGAAAAACGAGACCGACCCGGGGATGGGGAGCTTTACAGGGGGCATCGACGCCATGAGCGGGACCGTGCAGCTTTTCTCGTGGAATGACGGGCGGCCGCACTGGAGGAGCGGACCGTGGAACGGGCAGATATTTCTTGGGATAAAGGACGTGTTCTACGCCTACTTAGATGCGATCGCTCAAGTGAATAGTGATGGTGCTGGCAATATCTTCTTCTCTCCTCCGCCGATTGATGGGATTGTCATATGGAATTCTTCACGAAGTGTGATACGAAAGGTGTGGAATAAAATGGAGAAGAGATGGGACGTGGTGGCCTATCCGAAAAACGAGTGTGATGTTTATGGCAAGTGTGGGGTGTTTGGTAGCTGCAATGCTCGCCTATTTGTAGATGTTTGA
- the LOC121770433 gene encoding G-type lectin S-receptor-like serine/threonine-protein kinase At1g11330: protein MKVPDFAKPSSSSVQDECAALCRGNCSCIAYAYDSYIGCMFWSDTLIDTQEFDGVGVDLYPQGEKVVHHNWSCCGFVCISVVMFIAWWFIVKRKGSKAQDSSILEAGQMFTMDSTAIVLKDETKEVNIGDLPKFTFKMLANATNQFHEDNLLGRAVYMGILANGKEIAVKRLSADSGQGMQEFMNEVILISKLQHKNLVKLLGGCVEKEEKILVYEYMPNKSLDACLFGHTNPTKKLLDWNMRYNIIEGISRGILYLHRDSRLRVIHRDLKPSNVLLDQDWNPKISDFGIARIFRDNEDQCNTARVMGTYGYMAPEYGMEGRFSEKSDVYSFGVLILEIIIGKKNTHYFNDEWSLSLIGCAWKMWSEGNGLSFVEESIASNETEEEMVRCIQIGLLCVQEHPKDRPSIEMVLSMLNHDIVELAAPKQPVLSENGSTDQNVYTSYELTISVLDGR from the exons ATGAAGGTTCCGGACTTTGCTAAACCCTCGTCTTCCAGTGTTCAAGACGAGTGTGCGGCCTTATGTCGGGGGAACTGCTCCTGCATAGCTTATGCTTATGATAGTTACATTGGTTGTATGTTTTGGAGTGATACCTTGATTGACACTCAGGAGTTCGATGGTGTTGGTGTTGACCTCTAC CCACAAGGAGAGAAAGTTGTACATCATAATTGGAGTTGCTGTGGGTTTGTTTGCATATCTGTTGTGATGTTTATTGCTTGGTGGTTTATAGTGAAGAGGAAAG GGAGCAAAGCGCAAGATTCAAGTATTTTGGAAGCAGGACAGATGTTCACGATGGATTCAACTGCAATCGTGCTAAAAGATGAAACAAAGGAAGTTAATATAGGTGATTTGCCAAAGTTCACTTTCAAGATGCTTGCTAATGCAACAAACCAGTTCCATGAAGATAACCTTCTTGGAAGGGCTGTTTACATG GGGATTCTGGCAAATGGGAAAGAAATCGCTGTAAAGAGACTATCAGCAGACTCCGGACAAGGAATGCAAGAATTCATGAATGAAGTGATTCTGATTTCCAAACTCCAACACAAGAATCTTGTCAAACTGCTGGGAGGTTGTGTtgagaaagaagagaagattCTGGTATATGAATACATGCCAAACAAAAGCTTGGATGCTTGTCTCTTTGGTCATACGAATCCGACAAAGAAGTTGTTAGATTGGAATATGCGTTACAACATTATCGAAGGCATAAGTCGAGGCATCCTGTATCTTCACAGAGACTCAAGACTAAGGGTCATTCACAGAGACCTGAAACCAAGTAATGTCCTGCTAGACCAAGACTGGAATCCCAAAATCTCGGATTTTGGCATTGCAAGAATATTCAGAGACAATGAAGACCAATGCAATACTGCAAGAGTCATGGGAACATA CGGATACATGGCGCCAGAATACGGAATGGAAGGCAGATTTTCTGAAAAATCTGATGTCTACAGCTTTGGAGTGCTGATATTGGAGATTATAATAGGAAAAAAGAACACACACTATTTCAATGATGAATGGTCCTTGAGCCTAATTGGATGT GCTTGGAAAATGTGGAGTGAGGGTAACGGTTTGAGTTTTGTGGAGGAAAGCATCGCAAGTAATGAGACAGAGGAAGAGATGGTTCGATGCATTCAGATAGGGCTGCTTTGTGTCCAAGAACATCCCAAGGATAGACCTTCCATTGAAATGGTGCTTTCGATGTTGAATCATGATATCGTGGAGCTGGCAGCACCAAAGCAGCCAGTGCTTTCGGAAAATGGATCAACAGACCAGAATGTTTACACAAGCTACGAGCTCACTATTAGTGTGCTTGATGGACGATGA